The [Clostridium] celerecrescens 18A genomic sequence GCCTTCATTCTGGTAGAGCCTGTCACTGCCTCAGGGCCTGTCACTACCTCCACAGCAGTCTTAGCATGCTGGGATAGCCGTGCGTTAGACAGGCAGGAGACAGCGCCTGTGTAGGCACCGATGGAATCCGCATAGTCCAGCGCACCGATCACATAGGGAGTCCGGCCGCTGGCAGCCAGTCCTACCACCACATCCCGTGATTTGAGACCGCAGCGGATTAAGTCCTCCTTTCCGGCCTCCGCGTTGTCCTCCGCTCCCTCGCTGGATTTACGCAGTGCCCTGTCTCCTCCTGCGATGATCCCCTGCACCAGATCCGGGGTAACGCCGTAGGTGGGTGGACACTCGGAGGCATCTAACACACCCAGCCGTCCGGAGGTACCTGCGCCTACATAGTACAGGCGGCCGCCCTCTGACAGGCGCCTGCAGATTTCATCCACCAGTTGGGTGAGGGCCGGCAGGCATTTTTCCACCGCCATGGCGACACCGGCGTCCTC encodes the following:
- the murQ gene encoding N-acetylmuramic acid 6-phosphate etherase, which encodes MNLIALETEQRNPNTQSIDSMSTFEMLTAINREDAGVAMAVEKCLPALTQLVDEICRRLSEGGRLYYVGAGTSGRLGVLDASECPPTYGVTPDLVQGIIAGGDRALRKSSEGAEDNAEAGKEDLIRCGLKSRDVVVGLAASGRTPYVIGALDYADSIGAYTGAVSCLSNARLSQHAKTAVEVVTGPEAVTGSTRMKAGTAQKMILNMISTSVMIQMGKVYQNLMVDVQPTNEKLVVRAKNIIKECLNCGDEKADALLAASGHRVKLAVFMGLSDLDADKAWQYLTAAGENLSAAINTYNSREVC